TCAAGGCCCAGGTCCGAGCAGTCAAGCTCATCACTCTGTCTCCTGAGCCTTGgtttgcttgtctataaaatggaacCAACAGCAATACCTGGTCTCCCTTTCTCGGGAACTATGCTATAAAATAAGAGTGCTAATACAACCTGACAGTGCTTTCTAAACTTCAGAATAAACTAAAAAGACACAGTCTTGTGATTTTTGTTCAAAAGTAGTATAGATCAGTGTTTAAGTGTATGGAGTATGGAGTCAGGGGCTCTGGGTTCGAATACTAGATCTGtctcttaccagctgtgtgatcttgagcaagtcttTGAACCTCTCTCTTCATCTGCAGGACTGCATCATTTAGCCACCACTTATTGTATTTTTAGGAATGTGGGACACATCAGTAAGCAAAACAGAGCAAGAACCTCAGTCTTACGGGATTTGCATTCATGTGGAAGGAGACAGGCGATAAATGCTAAACATAAGAAACACATGTATAACTCGGTGATCAGAGTGTTTCAGGTGACTAGTGccacagggagagagaaggagggcaggaggagtgaGTTCAGAGTGCCAGGCGTGGAGGGCCAGTCGAAGTGCGAAATCAGTGGTGGGGAGGCCTAGACAGGAAGGTAGGGCTGCTGTGAGGGTTCAGACTTGACCCCTGAAGTCACTGAAACCATGACCAGCCGTACATTTGTGTTTGCTACCGTCCTCATTATCCTTAAGCACAAGCCCTGAGATGTAAGAAGGGTTGAAGGAGAGGCTGGTGAAGGGGGAGGCCAGGTGTAGGCAGGTGGAAGAGAAAACCCAAGGTGTGGCTGTCGGGCTGGGAAGCTGTGTGCTGACTTAGCACCAAGGCCAATGGGACAGACCACAGCTGAGGGCAAACAACAGCCTCTGTTCTACCTGGTAAATCACCCGAAATGGTGCCTGTGCCTGAAAGAAGCTGGGAGGCGGCTGCGATGACCTGCACAGCCCCAGCCCAGGACCCTGAGGCCAGTTCCTGAAGGATTCTCCACACTCAGGCCCCGCCAGTTTCCCTTGGAGAGGTGTCAATGGGCAACTTAGGCCTGCCTGACAGGAAGGCCTATAAAGAGAgaagtttctgtcctttttttccgTGTTGTGTAACTCTTTGTGGGAACAGTGGGTTGAGTCAAACAGCTTGGAAGGAGAGTAGGTGGGGGTTAAGATCAGAGATCAGAGTTCCCCTGGCAATTTGACACTTAGAGCAGAGTGAGTACACAACGCGTGTCAGCCAGATGCCCTCCCCAAGCAGCTGCAGTCACTGCACCTGACCGGGCATGCGTGGGGTGTAGGAACCAGCTAGTCTTCGAGGCGACCTGGAATTGGCTCTAAGGAGGCCCAGGCCAGctctgggagggcaggggagagaggagggaaatgGGAAGGCTGAGCAGTTACCTGGTGGTACAGCATTGCCCTTCCCTCAAAATGAAGGAGGTGTCATATAAAAACTGCTAGAACTGAATGAACCCATAAAGGGAATATTCATTCTCTCAGTGAGAACCATCGTGGGAAAAGCCAGCAGAGCCGACCCAGGAGCCTTTTCTCCCAGGAGCTCAGCCCACGCCCGTTCTCTTGGCTAGAAGTGAGGCTGAGGCAGAGGTCCCACCTGCCCCGGGTGAGGCAGGGAGAGGTTCTACCTTGTTGATGCACCTCGGCGCCTCCTGGGAGAACTGGGCACAGACCAGTGAAATCTGGTTGTTGATGAATGGGCTTGGGCACAGATGACCTGGAGCCCTGCAGGGATCTACTCTGCAGGGTGGGTGCGAGCTAGTGAGGGGGTTGAGACAGGCAGGGATGTCCTGGCTTCCCCAGGTTGAGTCTATGGTGCTTTATCCCAGCTGCATGTTAGGACCACTGGGAGACTAAAAACCCTTTCTCAGACCCTTCCCAGGGTCACTTAATTAGCATCTCTGGAGGTGAGACTCAGATTGTCATAGTTTCTCAGGCTTTCTGGGTGAGTCCTGTGAGCACTGGGGTGGAGAATAACCTCCGAGAGTAAAGCAGGTTGGAATCGGATCTCTGTTACATCCTTGCTGTAAAATGAGCTTGGGGATGTGTCTCTGTATCTCAGAACTCCCCTTTCTGTGTCTGCAAAGAAGTGAAACAATCTTAGCTTATGTGACACGTTAGACTGGATAATCTATGGGAAAGAGCTTTGTGAACTGTCACGTGCCAAACAATATGAGATCTCCATTCTAAATTATACACCTTAGCTGGGGAAATAAGGGAACATTCCCCACACAGCTGGATTATTTTCTTGTCAGGCTAATTTGTAACAGAGGAGAAACCTCTGTGTGAGTTGGTCTTGTATTCCAAAATAGTTTACCACCTACCCTAGGGCTTGGAGCTGCACAAAGACCCCTGCTGCCCCACATTTTGTTCTTTGGGGAAAATTTATAGCCTTGAACAGGTGGGCATATTGCTGTTATGGGCTGCCACCACAGAGCCACAGACTGGAGTCTTACACAGAAGAAATCTGTATTCTCatgattctggaggctggaagttcaagaacAAGGTGTTgacagggttggtttcttctgaggcttctttccttggcttgcaggtggtctcctggccatcttttccttatattttcatGCGGTTCTCCCTCTGTGTCctgatctcctcttcttataaggacaccggTCAGACTGGATTAATGCCCATCCTAAAGGCCTCATTTAACctaaattacctctttaaagactgtctccaaatacagtcacattttgaGGCACTAGGGGTCAGGACTTTGTtaacaaaaataatcaataaagaaTCTATAATAAGAATAGACAACTGTTctatttgagccaaactgaggcCTACCGCAGAGAGACACAGATTCAGGAAGCACTTGAGTTGTGTTCCACCAGACAACAAAATAGAGGAGGCTTATGAAGGCAAAAACTGCAAAATTACGTAAGTTGTTTGTCAAGAATTAGGACTGGAACTGGCAAGAAGTAAGGGTGTTTGTTAAGCAAGGATTGGTTCGGGTTCAAAATGGTTGCATAGTTACAAGGGGAGACCTGGAGACCAGAAGGTTGCAGCTGGCAGCTGCGACTATGGTCTTGAGTCTGATACagttcagaaaattcaagttctcagTGATATATGAACATGTCTGAAATAACATCCACAATGGCCACCCAGCTCCATTTTGGATAAACCAGAATGACTTCTCCATACTTCAGTATGTAAAAATTTCTTCCATCAACTTTgacatatgaatttttaaatttttgcataaCAACTATCATGATACTTTGTTTTTACTCAAagtgttcctttaaaaataaattaagatgcTTCCATATTACTCTTgttaaacatgactgaagcatcatACCACTAATTAACAAAGGTAAAAATGATATCAGCTGCTTACATATTCTTGACAAAAAACACCTGCAATATTTTGTGAAATCATGTGTTTACATTAAGAATAAccccatttcatatttttaaaatctacaaatGTCTTAATATTTAGACACCCTTAccactttaaaatttaaacaaaataaaacccaaacccTACCCCAGAATAAAGCCTCACAAAAGCACAGCTCAGCCCACGATAGCGTACTTGCAACTGGAGCATACCTGTCGATGTCTTTCACAGAGCTTTGAGCCACTTCTTCTCTTTGAAATTTATGAGACATGGATGGATGTCTCATGTGCTGACTGGTTGCAGGGAATATTGCTGGAAGACAGGTAATAATCCCCTTTAACTCTTCACAAAATCTTTCAGGATAGCAGAAGCAAGTGCCCGGTCAGAGATGGCTCCTGCTGGCCTGAGCCTAGGGGCTGCCGTCCTTTGCCTCTTGGCCTGGGCTGGCCTGGCTGCTGGCGACCGGGTATATGTACACCCCTTCCACCTGCTCGTCTACAGCAAGAGCAACTGTGACCAGCTGGAGAAACCCAATGTGGAGACACCTCCAGACCCGACTTTCACACCTGTACCCATTCAGTCCAAGTCATCCGCAGTGGACGAAGAGGCCCTGTGGGAACAGCTGGTTCGAGCCACTGAGAAGCTAGAGGCTGAAGATCGGCTGCGGGCCTCGGAGGTGGGGCTGCTGCTCAACTTCATGGGCTTCCACATGTACAAGATACTGAGTGAGACATGGGGTGTGACCAGTGGGGCTGTGTTCTCCCCAGTGGCCCTCTTCAGCACCCTGACCTCTTTCTATGTGGGGGCCTTAGACCCCACGGCCAGCAGACTACAGGCATTCCTGGGCGTCCCTGGGGAGGATCAGGATTGCACCTCCCGGCTGGATGGCCACAAGGTCCTGTTCTCCCTGCAGACCATCCAGGGCCTTCTGGTCGCCCAGGGTGGGGCCAGCAGTCAGGCCAGGCTGCTCCTGTCCACGGTGGTTGGCCTGTTCACAGCCCCTGGCCTGCGCCTGAAGCAGCCCTTTGTGCAGggcctctcttccttcacccccaTCACTCTCCCACGCTCACTAGACTTGTCCACGGACCCAAACCTCGCTGCTGAGAAGATCAACAGGTTCATGCAGGCAGTGACGGGGTGGAATATGGGCAAACCCCTGACAGCGGTCAGCCCAGATAGCACCCTGCTCTTCAATGCCTACGTCCACTTCCAAGGTAAGGCCAGCCCTCTGCGGGGCTCTGCCCCTGGCCAGTGCAGGAGGGTGGTGGTTCTCTGTCTGTATGAACTCACTGTCCAGCATCTCAGATCAGCTGAGCAGGGCCATGCCTGGAGATGGGCAGGGGGGCAGATGAGCAAGTACCTGAGGCCACCCTTAGAGAGTACCAAATGGCTGCCCCACTGGGCTCCTTGGATGAGCATTATCTGAGCATTGGCCTCCCCATCTGCCACCCTTCTATGTGTAGCTGCTATGCTGAATCCTTTTACTTTCAGCATTGGACCCCCTTGAGAGGCGGTGAAGAGGTATGATTGCCTTTGTTTACCAGTGACAAAAAAGACTCAGACAAACAAAGTGACCACGCCTGATGGCAGAGCCACAAGCAGGGTCCTGAATTCTAAACACACATCGTGTGGCCCAGCTCCACACACAGAAGGGATGGGTTCCTGTCTGTTGAGGTCAAGGGATCTTGTCCTTGAGAAGTTCACTGTCTCATGCAAAAATAACCAGTTTGTTTGCTGGGGTCATTTTGATATTGGGAGATTATTACCTAAATAATGCCTAACACACAAGTTGTTCATTCATTTGGAAATAATGATTGGGGATGTATCACTTGCAAGACTCTGAGCTGGTGTCTCAGAGGGGAGAATAGGGAGACTGCACAAGCCCTGACTCAGCTTGCTGACTGTGGTTAACCAGAAAGCTGGATCCCACAGGCCAATGCCTCAGCCCCAGAGCTGAAGGCAAGGTGCTTTGTGCAGGTGCCCGGGGCTCCGAGTGCTCGGGGAGGGGTGTCGCCTGGGAGAGGACAGAAGGAAGGCTGGGAAATGGTGCAAGACTGCACAGGTCAGGGCGAGAAACCAGGACAGGGGCGATTTTGTTTGGCCTGAGCTCAGAGTGAGAGAATGGGATCAGTGTTAGGCAAGGCCAGAGAGATGGGTCAAGGCCAGATTTTGAGACTCTGAATGTGCTAATGGGAGGTTGGAGTTGTGGGTAGGCGGGAGCTGGGCGCCAGGCATTCTGCTCAGAGGTCCCTGGCCTGTGCTATGGGGGCTGGAGGCAGGAAGAGTGGTTGGAAGGTTATGCAATTGCTCAGCAAACGGTTCCAGGAACAAGACTCTGAGGCTCTGTGAATGGATGGGTGGGCCAGGGAAGCTGTGTGTGAGGTCCCATCAATAAGTGCAACAAGTGGAACTGAGAGACAAAGACGTCAGCCGCTAGAAGGCAGAACTGTGGAGACAGAGGAAGGTTGAACAGAACATAGTTGCTTTCTTACTCTGACAATAACCTGGAAGTCTGAAAAGCTGCCAAGAAGAGGCAGCAGGCTGCTCCCGGGAGCAGGAGGAAGGTGACAGCCCAGGATCACACAGATCTCAGCACTGACAGGTCTTGGGAGCAGAGTCCAGTCAGGAACCACGTAGCTGAGAGTGCCTGCACCCCATGTAGGACCGAGGGGGCCCCTGGGCTGAGCCAAGAGTCGCTAACAGGTGCCCAGGAGGAGAGCTCATTGAGAAAGGCCTGCTTCCCAAAAGGCAGAGTCAGAGCGAGCCACTGGCACCAGGAAAGGGCCACACCTGTTGTCCTAACCTGTCAAAATGTTCTTAATCTCTGGATGAGGACAGCATGCTGTGCGATGAGATGAGCCGAGAGTAGGCCGCAGCTACCCTCGTTTCAGACTCCCATATCTTTTTGGAGGTAgcatccttttttcctttcagttaaaggaaaaaatatttagttcttttttcccTATAAACTAACAAGCCTCCTGTCATTCCTGTGGGCCAGCTTCTTGTGTGCAGCCCTCCTGGGAGCTGAACTTGCCTGAAGACACAGGGACCCCAGGCTAGAGGACAAGGCGGGGCTGGGGACCTTGCCACTCCTGTCTCACAATACCTGGGCTCCCTTCCCCAGTTCCCTACTCCCACTCGTCGGAGAACCAGAGCCCTGAGTCATTTAAGTCACCCCTGCTCAGACCTCCAAGTGCCAGGTGCCCAGGGGCCACTCTGTGATGGGCTCAATCTCAACTTCACTTTGTGCTCCCAGGAACAACCACAAAATGGGCCTTTCACGGGGCTAGGAAGActgcagagggaggggatatgctTGTGTGCCCAGCTGCTGCTATGGAGACAGCCCAAGTCACAGTGCTTTCAAGAATTTGCTCAACAACAGCTGAGTCGGCTGGCAGCTCGGCTCCACAACCCCAAGGCCACAGCCtgctggcaggggtgggaggtgaCAGAGGGCTTGCCCCTCCCCTCAAGGCCCAGCACAAAGGTTTTACACAGCTCACATCCACTGGTCATCCTGGGTCTCTAGCAGCGAGGGGTACTAAGAAATGTGAAGCAATTCTGTACAACAGCATAATGGTGGATACGTCATTGTGTGTTTGTCTAAACCTGTAAAATGTCCAGGAGTGAACTCTGATGTGAACCATGGACTCTGGGTGATGATGATGTTCATCAGTGTTAACAAATGGACCATCTAATGGAGTTGGTGGTGGGGGAGGCTGTGTGTTGCTGAGGAGTAGGGGGTATATGGGAAATATCTGCACTTTCgtcttaattttgctgtgaatctaaaacttctctaaaaaatagtgtttttgttttttaaagtgagcATGGCAGAGCCCAGGCTTGGGGCCAGGACAGCTCTGGGCCTGAGTTTGCCTGGTCTGTTAACAGTGGGGTAGGATTTTCCTCTGTGGGCCTCAGGTTGGGGCCTGGTGTGTTCTACATTTCAACACTGGCAGTTCGTGGATTCTGCAGGAGGAAGGCTGTCGGGTGCCCTGGGGCTGGTGAAGTTGTGGGGCCAAGAaagggcagagcagcctggggcagggggagggagaggcaggaaggaggctttggtggtggtggaggcTTTAGAGgcagccctgcccctctgctccGCCAGAGCCCCGTCCTCTCCCTTACGCTTCCCTTCCTGTCTCCTGCTGGGTCCCCAGGAAAGATGAAGGGGTTCTCCCTGCTGCCAGGGCTCAAGGAGTTCTGGGTGGACAACACCACCTCAGTGTCGGTCCCCATGCTCTCTGGCACCGGGACCTTCCACTACTGGAGCGACAGCCAGAACAACCTCTCCGTGACCCGCGTGCCCCTGAGTGCCAACACCTACCTGCTGCTCATCCAGCCACACCACACCCCCGACCTGCGAAAGGTGGAGGCCGTCACCTTCCAGCACAACTTCCTGACCCGAATGAAGAATCTCTCTCCTCGGTATGGCTCCAGGAAACTGCTTGGACCCTCCTGGGCTGCCCCCCATCCCGGAGAGCAGGGATCTGCGGGGCCATTCTGCCTAGGGagtgggggggtgtgggggggaagGGCGCGGTGTCAGCTGAGTCTTGGGCGCCCAGCAGGCAGGGGGGCAGGTGGGAAAGGCGAGTAGAGGCCTGAGCACCCCCACACGAGCACCCCCTGCAGTCATGGACTCAGCTCTTTTTATCTCCTCTCTCTGGGTGCAGGAGAGGTAGGGGAGGAGGAAGCCATTTTCCCTTGTGCAGACACTTACCTGCAGGGTTGGGAGGCCCGCATTCAATGGGCCCCCTGCTCTGAGACAGGCACTAAGGGCACAGGGGGCCTCCTGAGGTCAACACTTTTTAAGTCGTGTAAAAAACAATTGTGATAGACATGTCACATAAAATCGATCACCTGAGCAATGCTTAAGTGTTTATCAACATGACATCAATACCCAAGGCAGGCAGGGCTTCTGTGTGGAGGTGAACTGAGCTGATGTAAGTGACGTGCCCACACAGAGGCTGACCTcgtgcctgcccctcccctccccctcccacggGGAGCTCAGCACTGCTCTGGGAAGTAATAAGACATGACATTATTTTAGAGGATAGCATTTTAGAATTACCCACTGAGCACGCTTTCAATGCAACCAACCTAAAAAAGGAACAGAAGGCAGAACTGACAACTGTTCACATCAATCCCTCAGAGAGCTCCACTGTTGAATTTTGTACCTCCCTCTCatagtatttaaagaaaatgaaagcttgtCAGTGTATTTATCGCTGAAAGTTTTCCCAAGACACCTAGCTGAGTGAGCATGGCGAAAGTTCCTCGTTCAGGAGCACCGCTTCCCAGGTCTTCTGTGAGGCCAGCGTGCGCCAGCGCCTCACACTATGAGACACCCTTGGTAACCATGCGTCATCTCCCCAGGGCCATCCACCTCACCATGCCCCAGCTGACACTGAAAGCGTCCTATGACCTGCAGGACCTGCTTGCCCAGGCCAAGCTGCCTACTCTGCTGGGCGCCGAGGCAAACCTGGGCAAGATCAGCGATGCCAACCTTAGAGTTGGAAAGGTACTGGGCGGGTGCTATCCGTGCCTGCCGTGGGTTCTGTATGTTCGTGGAGTGGGACGCACGGGCAAGAGGGACATAGAGGAGGCTTCACcgagggggtgggctggggggttggggagaggcAGTTAGGATGGAGAGGCGTGAGCGCATGGCCAGGAGGCCATTGGCCCAGGGTGGGGGAGAAGTGAGCAGCGCTCTCCGGGTCTTCCCAGGGACAGCTGGAGAGCAGCAAAACCCTCCCCTGCATGTGTTCGTGGCTCTGCGCAGCCAGGCCTCGCCTTGGGGCCTCTCCAGAGCCTACAGCAGGGTCAGGACTAGGGCCTGGAGAGCAGAGCCTTTAGGCTGGCCACCGGCCCTGGCACTCAGCTCCTGGCTTCAGGGAAGCACACAGCAGTGGACGGACTGTCCCAGGAGCACAGGGGTGATGCAACCCCATGGCTGAGAAGAGCCTTAATGCTGGGAGGGTGAGAAGTGGGGGGTGGCTCACAGTCCTGGCCTCGGAGCCCTCTGTGCTGTTagcagagagaggaagcaagccctggtgggccatggtccaggGGCCAAAGACTCTGTCTGCCCGGGACAGCAGGGGAAGGTGAAGATGGGTGGGTTTGAGGGACACTTTGGAGAAGAGCCATTGCATCACGTGAGCTGGGTCAAGTGAGAGTGGGCAGGCTGGAGAAGGGCACCCCCTGGGGCCCGGCCTTCAGGAGTGACCCCCAGGCTCACTGCTTTGCAGGTGCTGAACAGCGTCCTTTTTGAACTAAAAGCAGATGGAGAGCAGGCCCCAGAGTCCGTCCCACAGCCGGCTGGGCCAGAGGCCTTGGAGGTGACCCTCAACAGCCCATTCCTGTTGGCTGTCTTGGAGAGAAACTCAGCCGCCCTACACTTCCTGGGCCGCGTGTCTAACCCGCTGAGTGCAGAGTGAGGCCGCCACCCGTGTGTCACCACCGGTGTCGTTACACGTCCCCGTTCTCTTCCACGGAGTCCACCGGGAGCTGCGGGCAGCCGCTCCGCTCAGGAAACGTGCACTGTGTACAGTGAGCAGCctttggggggtggtggtggatgCAGCGCCATGAGCCCGTTTTGCACAGGCCACTGCTCCTGATAAGAGTTTGAACACATCAGCTTGACTGTGAAACCAAAAATGGTTTCCTTTTTCACTGAGGACAAAACTGGGCACCAAAATTAAAACACCCCTTTCTCATTGCCCCAGGCTTACCTTTGGCTTATTGACGGTGACGATGACCTGCAAGTGGTTCCCCAGTGCCTTCCTTTCTCTgggtttctgtttttccttcccgATACTTGCGGTTTCTGAAAAACACATTATGAAAAAAACACATGTGTCTGAATGTATGTTAATCCGTAATCCCTGGCTGATTATCCCTGTGTTATTAATAAATGTCTtgcaacaataaacaaaaaagaaaaattctttcacTTGGCAGCAGCAGGACAAATATGTGTGAGGTAGCTAGCAGGCTGTACTGGAGCCCTGTTTGCATGGGGCTTTCATGGAAGGCACAGGCTGTCCTCAGCCTTGTCTGGAGAAGTTCTGGGTGGTGGTGACCAGCTGCACAGACCCCACTGGGCAAAACTGGGCGGGGGATAGCTGTCACTCGTCCTCCTGAACACCCCCTGGAGTGCTGTTGACACTGTGCTTGGAatcagaagacagagaaagaaatcttCACCCATGAACATGGGCACATGTCTCCCTCAGTGTGGACCCCACCTTCTAAATCTTGGGAAGGAGGTGGGCCCGTGCTGTTTTCCCTTAACTGTGAAATGAACAGAAAGCACATTCTCTCCCTCCCGTCCCTGAATACTCAGAGGACTAAGTAGGCTTGCAGTGTAGCCACTATCACAAGGGTCaaggagcaggggagggaggacAGGGGAGCTGGGAGGCTTGAGGGGTGGAAACGGGTGGTATCTGCGGTCTG
The genomic region above belongs to Cervus canadensis isolate Bull #8, Minnesota chromosome 8, ASM1932006v1, whole genome shotgun sequence and contains:
- the AGT gene encoding angiotensinogen, whose amino-acid sequence is MAPAGLSLGAAVLCLLAWAGLAAGDRVYVHPFHLLVYSKSNCDQLEKPNVETPPDPTFTPVPIQSKSSAVDEEALWEQLVRATEKLEAEDRLRASEVGLLLNFMGFHMYKILSETWGVTSGAVFSPVALFSTLTSFYVGALDPTASRLQAFLGVPGEDQDCTSRLDGHKVLFSLQTIQGLLVAQGGASSQARLLLSTVVGLFTAPGLRLKQPFVQGLSSFTPITLPRSLDLSTDPNLAAEKINRFMQAVTGWNMGKPLTAVSPDSTLLFNAYVHFQGKMKGFSLLPGLKEFWVDNTTSVSVPMLSGTGTFHYWSDSQNNLSVTRVPLSANTYLLLIQPHHTPDLRKVEAVTFQHNFLTRMKNLSPRAIHLTMPQLTLKASYDLQDLLAQAKLPTLLGAEANLGKISDANLRVGKVLNSVLFELKADGEQAPESVPQPAGPEALEVTLNSPFLLAVLERNSAALHFLGRVSNPLSAE